CTCGGTCGCGAGACGGGCGCCCACGTAGCCGTGTCCGTCAACGGCGAACTCATCTCGGGCGCCCTCGAGATCGACGACCCCGACATCACCTCGTGGGATGCGCTCCCAATCGCCCTGGGCCCCGCAGGCCAGGCAACCCTCCACGCATCCCGTCCCCGCACCGACGACGAGCTCATCAACACGAGCCGCACGCTGGTCGGCCTTCACCTCGCCCAGGCCGCGCGCCATCGCCGCGAGGAGCGGGTACAGGCCGGCCAAGTGCTCGACGACCTCATCAACGGGCGCCTCGAGCCCGAGGTGGTCGGCCCGCGCCTGCAATCGATCGGGCTCACGGGCAACAGCACATATCGGATGCTCGTCGTGAGCGGCGAAGGCCCCCGCCGGTCGGATCTCGCGGCAATGCCACTGCCTTCGTCCCTCCGAGGCTCGGTCGCGACCGTGCTCGATGACCGGCTCGCGGTACTCCTCGACATCCACGACGTCCCACCGCAGCGCGCGGCCGAGGCGCTCGTGGCCGCGACCCGCGCCGCGGGCATCCCCGCGAAGGTCGGCATCGGTGGCCCATACCCCGGCACGGCGGCGCTGCGCTGGAGCTGGTTCGAGGCGCTGGATGCGCTGGGTCGCCTCGAGCGCGACCAGGTGATTGGCGAGGCCCCGCGACTCTCGATCGCATCCCTCATCCTCGGCGCCTCGGATGCGCCGATCGCCGAGCTCGCGGAAGAGCTGGTCGGGCCGCTCGAGGCCAACGACCGTGAACACGGCACCCGCCTTGTCGAGACGCTGGATGCATTCCTCGCCAATTCGGGTGCCTCAAACGACGTCGCTACGGCACTTGGCACCCACCGCAATACCGTGCGCTACCGCATCGATCAGATCGCGAAGATCACGGGGCTCGACCCGCGGATCACGGCGGATGCGGTGCAGCTCTCGCTCGCACGCACCGCCCGCCGCCTCACCGAACGCTAGTCTGGCCGTTTCGATACGCCGTTTCGCGGCTACGGGGCGACCGCTAGACCGCTCCTCGAGTAGCGGCGCAGCCGCGTATCGAGAGGCCCGACGCTAGGCGAGCTGCTCGAGCCAGCCGTGGTCGTCGGCGAGGTCGCCGTTCTGGATGCCGGTGAGCTTGGCGCGCATCCGCATCGACAGCGATTCCTCGGTCACGCGCGGGTTCTCGATCTGGAAGTCAGTGTGCTTGAGCGTACCGATCGGCGAAATCACGGCCGCCGTGCCGACGGCGAAGGCCTCCGTGATTGCGCCCGACTCGGCGCCCTCGCGCCACTCGTCGATCGTGATCTTCCGACGCTCGACCGTGTGACCGGTTTCCTTGAAGAGCGTCAAGATCGAGTCGTTCGTGACGCTCTCAAGGATCGAGTCGGACTCGGGTGTCGCGACGGTACCGTCGCGGTAGACCAGCACGATGTTCATCCCGCCGAGCTCTTCGAGGTATTGCTCGGTCGATGAATCAAGGAAGAGCACCTGCTCGCAGCCGTGCTCGTACGCGGTCTGCTGCGGCAGCAGCGAGGCGGCGTAGTTGCCGCCGCACTTCGCTGCGCCAGTACCACCCCGGCCCGCGCGCGAGAGCTCGGTCTCCAGCCAGATGTTGACGGGGCGGGTCGGGTCCTTAAAGTAGGCGCCGGCGGGCGATGCGATCACGAAGTAGGTGACGGTCTCGGCTGCACGAACGCCGAGGAAGTCCTCGTTCGCGATCATGAACGGGCGCAGGTACAGCGACTTACCCTCGCCGTGTGCCGGCACCCAGGCCTCGTCCGCTTGCACGAGCTGTCGGAGCGACTCGACGAACACATCCACCGGAAGTTCGGGAAGCGCAAGGCGATGGGCCGATCGCTGCATCCGCTTCGCGTTCATTTCAGGACGGAAAGTGTGCACCGAGCCATCCGCGTGGCGATAGGCCTTGAGCCCCTCGAAGACTTCCTGCGCGTAGTGGAAGATTGCGTTGCCAGGGTTCATCTGCAGCGGGCCGTATGGCACGACGCGGGCGTTCTGCCAGCCGCCGTCGCGGGTCCAGTCGATCATGACCATGTGGTCCGTAAACCGCTCGCCAAAACCGGGGTTCTCAAGAACCTTCGCGCGGTCTTCGTCGGATGCGGGATTCGGGTTGTGCTCGATCGTGAATTCGAGCGAGGTGCCGTCGGTCATAGTTCGTCCTTATACGGAATCAAGTGGAGTACGTGGTTGAGTGGCGAGCTCCCGGCGCATCGGGAAGCTCGCCACTGAGAAAAATGTTGCCTCTACGCGAGACGCGCGAGAATGGCGTCGCCAATCTCGCTGGTGCTGCGAGGCGCGCCGCCGGCTTCGACGACGTCCGCTTCGCACGCGGCCTCGACTCGCTGTGCGGCCTCTTCGAAGCCGAAGTGGCGCAGCAAGAGGGCGATCGACAGGATGGCGGCGGTCGGGTTGGCTTTGCCAGTACCTGCAATGTCGGGGGCCGAGCCATGCACGGGTTCGAACATGCTCGGGAAGGTGCCATCGGGGTTGATGTTGCCCGATGCCGCGAGGCCAATGCCGCCGGTAACGGCACCTGCCAGGTCGGTGATGATGTCGCCAAACAGGTTATCAGTCACGATCACGTCGAAACGCGAGGGATCGGTGACGAAGAAAATCGTCGCGGCATCGATGTGGAGGTAGTCGACGCTCACCTCGGGGTACTCGCTGGCTACCTCGTTGACGATACGGTTCCACATCACGCCAGCATTCACGAGCACGTTCTTCTTGTGCACGAGCGTGAGCTTCTTGCGCTCACGGCGCTGTGCGAGATCGAAGGCATAACGCACGGTGCGCTCAACGCCGAAGGCGGTGTTGACCGAAAGCTCGTTCGCGATCTCGTGCACGGTGCCGGTGCGCACGCTGCCGCCGTTGCCGGTGTACAGGCCCTCGGTGCCCTCGCGGACGACGACGAAGTCAATCTCGCCGGGGTTTGCGAGCGGGCTCGTCGTGTTCGGCCAAAGGCGAACGGGACGCAGGTTGATGTAGTGATCGAACGCGAAACGGATCTTGAGCAGCAGGCCGCGCTCGATGATGCCTCCCGCGAGTCGCGGGTCCGCAGGGTCGCCACCGACGGCGCCGAGGAGCAGCGCGTCGTGCTGTGCGAGCCGCTCGAGCGACTCGTCGTCGAGGATCTCGTCGGTCTCCTGGTAGTGCTTCGCCCCAAACGGGTACTCGGTTTCGGTCAGCTCCACGCCCTCGGGGAGTGCCGCACGAAGTATTTTTCGAGCCTCGGCCACAACCTCGGGACCGATACCGTCTCCACCAATGACTCCGAGATCAATCTTGTCGCGCACGCTGCAGCATCCTTTCCACGGAATAAACCCTCAATAGCCTAGTCCTCCGCGGTCTCGCGCGCGACGCGCCGCCGCGTCGTTGCGCGCGGATTGCTCGCTATTGCCCCTCGACAAGCGTCGCAAGCCGGTCAATGGATGCGCGGAGGTTCTCTTCCTTCGTCGCACGCGCCCGCGGCAGTCGCTTTTCGTCGTGCAGATCCGTCCAGTCGTACGTGTGGGTGACGAGGGTGCCGTCGCCGTTCGGCTCGAGCTCCCAGCGCCACAGCTGACCGATCGGCGGGTTTCCGGGCTCCGCCGGCTTCCACGCGATGCTTCGGCCTTCCTCGAACTCGACGACGTGGTTCTCGCGCTGGATGCCCGGTTTCGTCATGTTCATCGTGAAGACATCGCCCACGGCAGTGACCCGCTGTCCCGGTTCGGCGCTCGCCAGATTGTCATTGCCGTCCCACTCGGGCTGTCGGGCCGGATCTGCGATCAACTCGAAGATCGTCTCGGGCGATGCATCCACAACCCGACTTGCGCTTACGATGCGGTTCTCTTGTTCTTCAGCCATGGGAGCAGTCAATTGCATCGGCCTGAAGAACAGCAGAGGAGACTACGCGGTGCCAATCATTGCCGATAGCGCTGGCCCGGGCCCGTACACAGGCAATGCAGTGCGCTACCGGCAAGGGTCGCGTACACCAGCGCCCCCCGCCATTGCCGATAGCGCTGACCCGGGCCCGTACACAGGCAATGCAAAGCGCTACCGGCAAGGGTCGCGTACACTAGCGCCCCCAGCCATTGCCGATAACACTGGACCGGGCCCGTACACAGGCAATGCAGAGCGCTACCAGCAGGGGTTGCGCACACCGGCCGCAACTAAACGTCGATGCCGTAGTGCTCGCGCAGTCGCTCGCGGCTCGCGGACGTGCCCTCGAGCTGCAGCGCGAGCAGCTCCGCGTAGATGCCACCGGATGCGGCGAGCTCGGCGGGTGAGCCGATCTCGTCGATCTTGCCGTCGCGCAGCGTGATGATGCGGTCGACGTTCTGGATGGTCGAGAGCCGGTGCGCGATGATGAGGCTCGTGCGCTCCCCCGCCATCAGCGCATCCAGGCCGGCCTGAACCGCACGCTCGCTCTTAGTGTCGAGCGCACTCGTCGCCTCGTCGAGAATCAACACCGGCGCATCCTTCAACATGGCGCGCGCAACGGCGATGCGCTGCTTTTGCCCGCCCGAGAGCTTCAGGCCGCGCTCGCCAATCACGGCGTCGAGGCCCTTCGGGAAGCCCGAAATGAACTCCCACGCGTTCGCACGCTTGGCCGCATCCATGATCTCCGACTCGCTCGCGCCGGGACGCCCGTATGAGATGTTCTCGCGAATCGTGCCGCTGAAGAGCGAAGGCTCCTGGAACACGACGCCGATCTGGTCGCGCAGCGAGGGCATCTTGAGGTGCGCGATGTCTTCGCCAAAGAGCTCGATGCGCCCCGATTGCACGCGATAGAAGCCGAGCAGCAGGCTCACGATCGTGCTCTTGCCACCGCCCGAGCCGCTCACGAACGCGATGCGCTCACCCTTTTGGACGTCAAACGTGATGCCGCGAAGCACTGGCGATTCCTCGTCGTACGCGAAGTGGACGTCGTCGAAACGCACCGGCACCGCGCTCGCCTGTCGCTCGCGGCGCTCGGCTACCGCATCCGGATCGCGCAGTTCGAGGCCCTCGCGCTCATCCTGCGGTAGCTCCATGACCTTGAAGTAGTCGCGCGAGCCCGCGACCGCGTGCTGAGCTGCATCAACCATCCACGACATCATCGAGACCGGGTTGCGAGCCATGCCCACGAGCTGGATCAGCAGCACCATCTCGCCCAGGGTGAACGTGCCCTGCGCGGTCTGGATGAACAGGATCAGGTAGATCCCGAAGAACGCGAGGTTGAGTGCGAAGCGGCGCAGCGCATCCATGCCGTGCCACAGGCGCGACTGCTTGCTCGTGAGCTGCACCGTCGCCGCGAACTCCCGCGCAAATAGCTGCCACTCGCGACGTTCCTGCGCGAACGAGCGCACCACGGGGATCTGGCCTACGACCTCGCTGAAGCGGCCGCGGGCCGTGTCGACGTGCACGTTCTTCTCGTGCTCGATCTTCTGCCACCGCTTCGAGGTGAGCGCGGTCAGCCACATGTATACCGGGAACAGCACGAACAGCAGCAGCGCGATCGGCCACGAATAGAACGCGGTGATCACCAGCACTGCGACGGTCGTGATGAGCATCGAGAACATGTTGTTCGCGAACGATTGCATGAAGCGCGTGACCTCGGTGATCGTTCGGTCGAGCCGCGAGATGATCGTGCCGGTCAGCTCATCGTCGAAGTACCGCTGGGGCAGCTGCAGCAGCTGTCGGTAGTAGCGGGTCGAGAGCATGCTGCGCATGTTCGCGCTCATCACGTCGCCGAAATAGCCGCCCGAGCTGTCCGTGATCGTCACGACGATT
This DNA window, taken from Gulosibacter molinativorax, encodes the following:
- a CDS encoding PucR family transcriptional regulator, which translates into the protein MPISIAELLREPDLGLRLRVGHGQALNERIDWAAATEMAEPKPFLTGGELVLTTGMRLRSVRACRSFVRSVAEAGSRGIGFGSGFTHDHIPEALLDEARRAELPIIEVPVEISFALIAKRVAEANAKERVEQVEAQHRRRERFVELLMGDGGLESMLAALGRETGAHVAVSVNGELISGALEIDDPDITSWDALPIALGPAGQATLHASRPRTDDELINTSRTLVGLHLAQAARHRREERVQAGQVLDDLINGRLEPEVVGPRLQSIGLTGNSTYRMLVVSGEGPRRSDLAAMPLPSSLRGSVATVLDDRLAVLLDIHDVPPQRAAEALVAATRAAGIPAKVGIGGPYPGTAALRWSWFEALDALGRLERDQVIGEAPRLSIASLILGASDAPIAELAEELVGPLEANDREHGTRLVETLDAFLANSGASNDVATALGTHRNTVRYRIDQIAKITGLDPRITADAVQLSLARTARRLTER
- a CDS encoding branched-chain amino acid aminotransferase — translated: MTDGTSLEFTIEHNPNPASDEDRAKVLENPGFGERFTDHMVMIDWTRDGGWQNARVVPYGPLQMNPGNAIFHYAQEVFEGLKAYRHADGSVHTFRPEMNAKRMQRSAHRLALPELPVDVFVESLRQLVQADEAWVPAHGEGKSLYLRPFMIANEDFLGVRAAETVTYFVIASPAGAYFKDPTRPVNIWLETELSRAGRGGTGAAKCGGNYAASLLPQQTAYEHGCEQVLFLDSSTEQYLEELGGMNIVLVYRDGTVATPESDSILESVTNDSILTLFKETGHTVERRKITIDEWREGAESGAITEAFAVGTAAVISPIGTLKHTDFQIENPRVTEESLSMRMRAKLTGIQNGDLADDHGWLEQLA
- a CDS encoding 3-isopropylmalate dehydrogenase; protein product: MRDKIDLGVIGGDGIGPEVVAEARKILRAALPEGVELTETEYPFGAKHYQETDEILDDESLERLAQHDALLLGAVGGDPADPRLAGGIIERGLLLKIRFAFDHYINLRPVRLWPNTTSPLANPGEIDFVVVREGTEGLYTGNGGSVRTGTVHEIANELSVNTAFGVERTVRYAFDLAQRRERKKLTLVHKKNVLVNAGVMWNRIVNEVASEYPEVSVDYLHIDAATIFFVTDPSRFDVIVTDNLFGDIITDLAGAVTGGIGLAASGNINPDGTFPSMFEPVHGSAPDIAGTGKANPTAAILSIALLLRHFGFEEAAQRVEAACEADVVEAGGAPRSTSEIGDAILARLA
- a CDS encoding SRPBCC family protein; the protein is MAEEQENRIVSASRVVDASPETIFELIADPARQPEWDGNDNLASAEPGQRVTAVGDVFTMNMTKPGIQRENHVVEFEEGRSIAWKPAEPGNPPIGQLWRWELEPNGDGTLVTHTYDWTDLHDEKRLPRARATKEENLRASIDRLATLVEGQ
- a CDS encoding ABC transporter ATP-binding protein, with protein sequence MKSLAKLIAYTKELTPYYVAIVVLTLVSAGGALVTPFILGAATDEIVAIVGGEHTFSAGISTVIWLAVAFLAVEIVVTITDSSGGYFGDVMSANMRSMLSTRYYRQLLQLPQRYFDDELTGTIISRLDRTITEVTRFMQSFANNMFSMLITTVAVLVITAFYSWPIALLLFVLFPVYMWLTALTSKRWQKIEHEKNVHVDTARGRFSEVVGQIPVVRSFAQERREWQLFAREFAATVQLTSKQSRLWHGMDALRRFALNLAFFGIYLILFIQTAQGTFTLGEMVLLIQLVGMARNPVSMMSWMVDAAQHAVAGSRDYFKVMELPQDEREGLELRDPDAVAERRERQASAVPVRFDDVHFAYDEESPVLRGITFDVQKGERIAFVSGSGGGKSTIVSLLLGFYRVQSGRIELFGEDIAHLKMPSLRDQIGVVFQEPSLFSGTIRENISYGRPGASESEIMDAAKRANAWEFISGFPKGLDAVIGERGLKLSGGQKQRIAVARAMLKDAPVLILDEATSALDTKSERAVQAGLDALMAGERTSLIIAHRLSTIQNVDRIITLRDGKIDEIGSPAELAASGGIYAELLALQLEGTSASRERLREHYGIDV